A DNA window from Ctenopharyngodon idella isolate HZGC_01 chromosome 8, HZGC01, whole genome shotgun sequence contains the following coding sequences:
- the gpd1a gene encoding glycerol-3-phosphate dehydrogenase 1a has translation MSSPKRVCIVGSGNWGSAIAKIVGTNARNNPKFDSTVNMWVFEEMVNGRKLTEIINTDHENVKYLPGHKLPENVVAVPDLLDAAKSADILLFVIPHQFIGRICDTMKGKIKQDALGMSLIKGVDEGPDGLKLISEVIHEKLGIKMSVLMGANIANEVADEKFCETTIGCRDQTEGALLKELMQTDHFRVTVVQEADVVEICGALKNIVAVGAGFCDGLGFGDNTKAAVIRLGLMEMISFARLFCTMGSVSSATFLESCGVADLITTCYGGRNRKVAEAFAKTGKSLEELEKEMLNGQKLQGPATAAEIHKILKNKGVLDRFPLFNAVYEICYEGRPVTEFIHCLQNHPEHQ, from the exons ATGTCAAGTCCTAAAAGAGTTTGTATCGTCGGCTCTGGGAActg GGGTTCTGCTATTGCTAAGATAGTTGGCACAAATGCAAGGAACAATCCGAAGTTTGACTCCACGGTTAACATGTGGGTGTTTGAAGAGATGGTGAACGGGCGTAAACTCACAGAGATCATAAACACAGACCACGAGAACGTCAAGTATTTGCCTGGACACAAGCTTCCAGAAAATGTT GTGGCGGTGCCAGATCTGCTCGACGCTGCCAAGAGCGCTGACATTCTGCTCTTTGTGATTCCACATCAATTCATCGGCCGTATTTGTGACACCATGAAGGGCAAAATCAAACAGGACGCGCTTGGAATGTCACTCATCAAG GGGGTGGATGAAGGACCGGATGGACTGAAGCTCATCTCAGAGGTCATTCACGAGAAGCTAGGCATCAAGATGAGCGTGTTGATGGGAGCAAATATCGCCAACGAGGTGGCGGATGAGAAATTCTGTGAGACCACCATTG GCTGCAGGGATCAAACTGAGGGGGCGTTGCTTAAAGAACTCATGCAGACGGATCACTTCCGGGTCACGGTCGTACAGGAAGCAGATGTGGTGGAGATCTGTGGTGCTCTGAAG AATATAGTAGCAGTAGGAGCAGGTTTCTGTGACGGGTTGGGCTTTGGTGACAATACAAAGGCTGCGGTGATCAGACTGGGTCTCATGGAGATGATCAGCTTTGCTCGGTTGTTCTGCACCATGGGCTCCGTCTCTTCTGCAACTTTCTTGGAGAGCTGTGGCGTTGCTGATCTCATTACCACATGTTACGGAGGACGAAATCGGAAAGTCGCAGAGGCCTTCGCCAAGACTGGCAAG TCTCTCGAAGAGCTTGAAAAGGAAATGTTGAATGGTCAGAAGCTGCAGGGTCCCGCCACAGCCGCTGAAATCCACAAGATACTTAAAAACAAAGGCGTACTCGACAG ATTTCCCCTTTTTAATGCAGTGTACGAGATCTGTTACGAGGGTCGGCCTGTGACTGAGTTCATCCACTGCTTGCAGAACCATCCAGAACATCAGTGA